A single region of the Tachyglossus aculeatus isolate mTacAcu1 chromosome X1, mTacAcu1.pri, whole genome shotgun sequence genome encodes:
- the LOC119919786 gene encoding CD209 antigen-like protein B isoform X1 — translation MCDPEEPESTELGIREKEKEEMTPDQGSQQQQNCPGPSDCAVSLCPILARLSWTPTRLIQLLFCASLALCFILIIVLLAQVSRAWDQMQREQKEMHVQLSQLSALLEEEPEAQDPTEREREVIRTELSQLSAQLKANLATQARDHAQSVQETIQTELSQLSAHLKVNLTTQDRECIQSVQETIQTELSQLSAQLKADLATQARDHAEGVQKKIQTELSQLSTQLKADLEARAQDMNKLIHLSGQLKNALGFMCKPCHQDWNSFQSSCYFFANTRENWEAANLSCQNLKGHLVIINSPKEQNFISQQLNNRQAWIGLSDQRTEGLWHWVDGMALTLQFWEIGEPNNAGNEDCAEMTNGRWNDVTCQKESLWICESQAFSCPSPDSDLT, via the exons ATGTGTGATCCAGAAGAACCtgagagcacggaactgggaatcaggg agaaggagaaagaggagatgaCCCCTGACCAGGGCTCCCAGCAGCAGCAGAATTGTCCTGGACCAAGTGATTGTGCAG tctccctctgccccatcttGGCCAGATTGAGCTGGACTCCAACGCGCCTGATTCAGCTGCTGTTCTGTGCCTCCTTAGCCCTCTGCTTCATCCTGATTATCGTCCTGCTGGCCCAAG TCTCACGGGCTTGGGACCAAATGCAGAGGGAGCAGAAGGAGATGCACGTTCAGCTGAGCCAGCTCTCCGCCCTCTTGGAAGAAGAACCAG AGGCCCAGGACCCAACCGAGAGAGAGCGGGAGGTGATCCGGACAGAACTCAGCCAGCTCTCTGCTCAACTGAAGGCCAACCTGG CCACCCAGGCCAGAGACCATGCTCAGAGTGTGCAGGAGACCATCCAGACTGAACTCAGCCAGCTCTCTGCTCACCTGAAAGTCAACCTGA ccacccaggaCAGAGAGTGCATTCAGAGCGTGCAGGAGACAATCCAGACAGAACTCAGCCAGCTCTCTGCTCAGCTGAAGGCCGACCTGG ccacccaggcCAGAGACCATGCTGAGGGTGTGCAAAAGAAGATCCAGACagaactcagtcagctctccacTCAGCTGAAGGCTGACCTGG AGGCCCGGGCTCAAGACATGAACAAACTGATCCACCTCTCTGGCCAGCTGAAGAACGCCTTAG GCTTCATGTGCAAGCCCTGCCACCAGGATTGGAATTCTTTTCAGAGTAGTTGCTACTTCTTCGCTAACACCCGCGAGAATTGGGAAGCAGCCAACTTGTCCTGCCAGAACCTCAAAGGACATCTGGTCATCATCAACAGCCCCAAAGAGCAG AACTTCATCAGTCAGCAGCTGAACAACAGGCAGGCCTGGATCGGCCTGAGTGACCAAAGGACCGAGGGTCTCTGGCACTGGGTGGATGGGATGGCCCTCACTCTGCA GTTCTGGGAGATCGGAGAGCCCAACAATGCTGGGAACGAGGACTGCGCCGAAATGACTAACGGGCGTTGGAATGACGTGACCTGTCAGAAGGAGTCGTTGTGGATCTGTGAGAGCCAGGCcttctcctgccccagccccgaCTCCGACCTCACCTGA
- the LOC119919786 gene encoding CD209 antigen-like protein B isoform X2 translates to MTPDQGSQQQQNCPGPSDCAVSLCPILARLSWTPTRLIQLLFCASLALCFILIIVLLAQVSRAWDQMQREQKEMHVQLSQLSALLEEEPEAQDPTEREREVIRTELSQLSAQLKANLATQARDHAQSVQETIQTELSQLSAHLKVNLTTQDRECIQSVQETIQTELSQLSAQLKADLATQARDHAEGVQKKIQTELSQLSTQLKADLEARAQDMNKLIHLSGQLKNALGFMCKPCHQDWNSFQSSCYFFANTRENWEAANLSCQNLKGHLVIINSPKEQNFISQQLNNRQAWIGLSDQRTEGLWHWVDGMALTLQFWEIGEPNNAGNEDCAEMTNGRWNDVTCQKESLWICESQAFSCPSPDSDLT, encoded by the exons atgaCCCCTGACCAGGGCTCCCAGCAGCAGCAGAATTGTCCTGGACCAAGTGATTGTGCAG tctccctctgccccatcttGGCCAGATTGAGCTGGACTCCAACGCGCCTGATTCAGCTGCTGTTCTGTGCCTCCTTAGCCCTCTGCTTCATCCTGATTATCGTCCTGCTGGCCCAAG TCTCACGGGCTTGGGACCAAATGCAGAGGGAGCAGAAGGAGATGCACGTTCAGCTGAGCCAGCTCTCCGCCCTCTTGGAAGAAGAACCAG AGGCCCAGGACCCAACCGAGAGAGAGCGGGAGGTGATCCGGACAGAACTCAGCCAGCTCTCTGCTCAACTGAAGGCCAACCTGG CCACCCAGGCCAGAGACCATGCTCAGAGTGTGCAGGAGACCATCCAGACTGAACTCAGCCAGCTCTCTGCTCACCTGAAAGTCAACCTGA ccacccaggaCAGAGAGTGCATTCAGAGCGTGCAGGAGACAATCCAGACAGAACTCAGCCAGCTCTCTGCTCAGCTGAAGGCCGACCTGG ccacccaggcCAGAGACCATGCTGAGGGTGTGCAAAAGAAGATCCAGACagaactcagtcagctctccacTCAGCTGAAGGCTGACCTGG AGGCCCGGGCTCAAGACATGAACAAACTGATCCACCTCTCTGGCCAGCTGAAGAACGCCTTAG GCTTCATGTGCAAGCCCTGCCACCAGGATTGGAATTCTTTTCAGAGTAGTTGCTACTTCTTCGCTAACACCCGCGAGAATTGGGAAGCAGCCAACTTGTCCTGCCAGAACCTCAAAGGACATCTGGTCATCATCAACAGCCCCAAAGAGCAG AACTTCATCAGTCAGCAGCTGAACAACAGGCAGGCCTGGATCGGCCTGAGTGACCAAAGGACCGAGGGTCTCTGGCACTGGGTGGATGGGATGGCCCTCACTCTGCA GTTCTGGGAGATCGGAGAGCCCAACAATGCTGGGAACGAGGACTGCGCCGAAATGACTAACGGGCGTTGGAATGACGTGACCTGTCAGAAGGAGTCGTTGTGGATCTGTGAGAGCCAGGCcttctcctgccccagccccgaCTCCGACCTCACCTGA